One Manduca sexta isolate Smith_Timp_Sample1 chromosome 28, JHU_Msex_v1.0, whole genome shotgun sequence DNA window includes the following coding sequences:
- the LOC115456242 gene encoding uncharacterized protein LOC115456242 isoform X1 encodes MPFVIFNDVLCLCKAVKMKEYDMMTEIFLLSVQLCEGGAMWGGAGGWWCGALAAGALLLLVLAQRCRRRKRPRTSIATHTVHIVRDAFPARLPQPPRVTHPSLPFPVTPIPPRRILATLAGAPADDPQHPPPQIVIVQNSTQNTIAQGQNPEPSSSTAQPEFKGIPKLPLPEQWIHKRPLDCKYTATIPRPLAQIVNADLGSDLNQETRAKKFSATRSPSLEKDEKSPFVSSAKADRVFGFDMDIVNKLKEEEMSERRMSKEGEGSQDASPSNLRRFRSVSTRLNMCSVSDGVEVREQQERLEMQNSPRVIECSSAKEKSAAPKFDFSPKMLADTITSPRFFTPPETVSPMFFAEPSPKSVYYDSVRSPKFFPDTPRDIDVPHSPRTLGDHLNRNGIEKPSSPKILSARPSPKVHSYNKENYFTFDPSCPFKEDAKMSPKPRKYGGRNSIEKERFTPPADKDIRKYRRHNSCDTNYKTVEVHVNDNKDTKIDNDVVDCCAKMESLKIDSKIEEKPNELTPSPSNTAQARRQRLKSISLDSDNAKIIEQNLGLPIAKQMKDQMNEAYKNQEVSASCESMERYPKTPSKERPMFKFEDNKEREPEEAKSPVKQKKCLRQSSDTQSFLDMPRFSPKEFEITVTSEEGATTSADFQTKPKTKNLRNLTIDLTKRDSELEKELLEFEKLYTDAEEKKVKTPTLKVKATSLDSSETVNLSLPQKKTLEVPQNSISVPNTPKRQLKRILAQKSLKHDPCGAKLGYNSIQSNAEQRRFFMKVQDSGIYLRENHASLMLYQPGTSRMGSRTMGSFDENMTDFTENPPEINISGSDNRYHLDSGQTLGSNLLNYKQNLSVSSTNLKTLPEGVPSDDFEPSVEDEKVIKKLHRRNSNQSLMLSTHSLQGSNCSLNSSGASCHNLATVRTSLSNFSLNSDRQKKLSLERRDSNASLINTDHLTPTTRVICSSNTNLSGEVSKNCLLQRRGSNNSLTLNIYSSNNLSRHSSNSSLNKDAKPGQKKGLLERRSSNTSLTLNINTSNPQLSVNRGLSVSNYNLNGSTCNLSRYNSNHSIDNPTTEPRKGILERRSSNTSLTLNIQAQEPRDLEIDETLLEPNLKDLPHRDKHRKSLSTENLIPKSYKHRTRRSTEKGVGFGSHDNLWSTCYTEADYPQNLTYVCGDQDNEIIYAFGRQDDPNFQQGFVRNITTKPLSPQSTSEDFRLYLANMQHLQNASSVLSRKQLRDLNEVFQNGYSKVKCHNTIEGQHCCSGRVEDMSKENPQMVIPEPVISQPCSEYQKMLLRNLHQEFWDMPTNFQEKPIVSGSHPKNRYKTILPNEHSRFILRNEAGASEGYINANFIKGHEYTKNTYIATQGPLQNTTYDFWLMVHQNTLDYKSRRPPDPSPVPPNYGVQKVVMLTNFIENNRQKCEKYFPLEINEEVEVRNPESEEDNKFVIKNCGMIKKYGYTIRKLDVKFIKSVSYMCASDTGQTNGDTVECARGPSLTRDASIDIDHLPDGGETRTDDSYDQSASVSQSVLSSCESSDVTVYHYWFHNWADHKCPKDVNALLTLSLDVLKNNAYDFQKATDACDTLCKCESPKSESKFLFPPLEGVVPCDVKYEVSTPLDLSVETLSPPTIVHCSAGIGRTGCLIAILNGIKQLTNEQKVDVLGIVCNMRLNRGGMVQNSEQYELIHKVLCLYEQACLPEL; translated from the exons ATGCCTTTTGTGATATTCAATGACGTGCTGTGTTTGTGTAAAGCGGTGAAAATGAAGGAGTATGATATGATGAcggaaatatttcttttatctgTGCAATT ATGTGAAGGCGGCGCCATGTGGGGCGGGGCGGGGGGCTGGTGGTGCGGCGCGCTGGCGGCCGGCGCTCTCCTGCTGCTGGTCCTCGCGCAGCGCTGCCGCCGCCGCAAGCGACCGCGCACGTCGATAGCAACGCACACG GTACACATAGTACGTGACGCGTTCCCCGCTCGACTCCCGCAGCCCCCACGCGTGACTCATCCCTCCCTCCCTTTCCCGGTGACTCCGATACCCCCACGCAGGATTCTTGCTACATTGGCTGGTGCGCCAGCTGACGATCCCCAACATCCCCCGCCACAAATTGTGATAGTTCAAAATTCCACTCAAAATACGATAGCGCAGGGTCAAAACCCAGAACCTTCGAGTTCAACAGCCCAACCGGAGTTTAAGGGGATACCGAAACTGCCTCTTCCCGAGCAGTGGATACACAAACGCCCCCTGGATTGTAAATATACGGCGACTATACCCCGACCGTTGGCTCAAATCGTGAACGCGGATTTAGGCAGTGATTTGAACCAAGAGACGAGAGCTAAGAAATTCAGTGCTACTAGATCACCATCTTTGGAGAAAGACGAGAAGTCTCCCTTCGTCAGTAGTGCGAAAGCGGACCGTGTTTTCGGGTTTGATATGGACATTGTCAACAAACTTAAGGAAGAAGAGATGAGCGAACGAAGAATGTCGAAAGAAGGTGAGGGGAGTCAAGATGCATCGCCTAGTAACTTGCGGAGATTTAGGTCAGTCAGTACAAGATTGAATATGTGTAGTGTAAGCGATGGCGTGGAAGTGAGAGAACAACAAGAAAGACTGGAGATGCAGAATTCCCCAAGAGTTATTGAATGCAGTTCGGCAAAGGAAAAGTCAGCGGCACCGAAATTCGATTTCTCACCCAAAATGCTAGCAGATACAATAACCTCTCCGAGGTTTTTCACTCCGCCAGAAACTGTTTCTCCTATGTTTTTTGCAGAACCATCtccaaaatctgtttattatgATTCAGTAAGGTCGCCAAAGTTTTTTCCTGATACTCCTAGGGATATCGACGTTCCACACTCTCCAAGGACTTTGGGAGACCACCTCAACAGAAATGGTATAGAAAAACCAAGTTCACCAAAGATTTTGAGCGCCAGGCCGAGCCCCAAAGTTCATAgttataacaaagaaaattattttaccttcGATCCATCTTGTCCCTTTAAGGAAGACGCCAAGATGTCGCCAAAACCTAGGAAATATGGAGGGAGGAATTCCATAGAAAAAGAAAGGTTCACACCACCTGCTGATAAAGATATAAGAAAGTACAGAAGGCATAACAGTTgtgatacaaattataaaactgttgaagTTCATGTTAATGATAATAAGGATACGAAAATAGACAATGACGTAGTCGATTGTTGTGCTAAAATGGAATCTTTGAAAATTGATTCCAAAATTGAGGAAAAGCCTAATGAGCTGACGCCTAGTCCATCGAACACTGCTCAAGCTAGACGGCAAAgattaaaatcaatttcattAGACTCCGACAATGCGAAAATTATTGAGCAGAATTTGGGTTTGCCAATAGCAAAACAAATGAAAGATCAAATGAATGAGGCGTACAAAAACCAAGAAGTAAGCGCATCTTGCGAAAGTATGGAACGTTATCCAAAAACTCCAAGTAAAGAGCGTCCGATGTTCAAGTTCGAAGATAATAAAGAACGGGAACCGGAAGAAGCCAAGTCACCTGTCAAACAGAAAAAATGTCTTCGTCAAAGTTCAGATACGCAATCATTCCTAGATATGCCCAGATTCTCGCCCAAAGAGTTTGAAATAACGGTTACTTCCGAAGAAGGAGCAACGACTTCCGCCGATTTTCAAACGAAGCCGAAGACAAAGAATTTACGAAATCTAACCATCGATCTGACGAAACGAGACAGTGAGTTGGAAAAGGAATTGTTAGAATTCGAGAAATTGTACACTGATGCGGAGGAAAAGAAGGTGAAAACACCAACCTTAAAAGTCAAAGCGACGTCCCTAGATTCGTCAGAGACAGTAAACCTCTCTCTGCCACAGAAAAAGACTCTGGAAGTGCCTCAAAACTCTATATCCGTTCCAAACACACCGAAACGACAACTCAAACGAATACTGGCTCAAAAATCACTAAAACACGACCCTTGCGGTGCTAAATTGGGTTACAATTCCATACAATCAAATGCAGAGCAGCGTAGATTCTTCATGAAAGTTCAAGACAGCGGCATATATTTGAGGGAAAATCATGCCAGCCTGATGCTTTACCAACCGGGGACTTCCCGAATGGGGTCGCGAACCATGGGCTCATTCGATGAAAATATGACAGATTTCACCGAGAACCCACCAGAGATAAACATATCTGGATCGGACAATAGATATCATTTAGACTCTGGTCAGACATTAGGTTCAAATCTGCTTAATTATAAGCAGAACTTGAGCGTGTCTAGTACCAACTTAAAAACCCTGCCCGAAGGCGTGCCGTCAGACGATTTTGAACCTAGCGTGGAAGACGAGAAAGTTATAAAGAAATTGCACAGAAGGAATTCAAATCAAAGCTTAATGCTAAGTACCCACAGTCTGCAAGGCTCAAATTGTTCCCTAAATAGTTCAGGAGCATCTTGTCACAATCTAGCAACTGTAAGAACTAGCTTATCGAACTTCAGCTTGAACTCCGACCGTCAGAAGAAGCTGTCTTTAGAACGTAGAGATTCAAATGCATCTTTGATCAATACAGATCATTTGACTCCTACTACCAGAGTTATATGTTCATCGAACACTAATTTGTCCGGAGAAGTTTCCAAAAACTGCCTACTCCAACGTCGTGGCTCGAATAAcagtttaacattaaatatttactcatCCAACAACCTAAGCAGGCATTCTAGTAATAGTTCGCTAAATAAAGATGCGAAGCCAGGACAGAAGAAAGGTCTCCTTGAACGAAGAAGCTCAAATACCTCGTTAACCCTAAATATCAATACTTCCAACCCTCAATTATCAGTTAATAGAGGTCTTAGCGTCTCGAACTATAACCTAAATGGTTCTACATGTAATTTAAGTAGGTATAACAGTAATCATAGTATAGACAACCCAACTACAGAACCCAGAAAAGGTATTTTAGAAAGACGTAGTTCTAACACGTCTCTTACCCTAAATATACAAGCTCAAGAGCCAAGGGATTTGGAAATAGATGAAACGCTTCTAGAACCAAATTTAAAAGATTTACCTCATCGGGATAAGCATCGGAAGTCGCTTAGCACTGAAAATTTGATACCTAAATCTTACAAACATAGGACAAGGCGCTCTACTGAGAAAGGTGTGGGTTTCGGGTCTCATGACAACTTATGGTCCACGTGTTACACCGAGGCAGATTATCCACAAAATCTGACCTATGTGTGTGGCGATCAAGACAATGAAATCATTTACGCTTTTGGACGGCAAGATGACCCCAATTTCCAGCAAGGTTTTGTCCGGAACATCACCACCAAACCTTTAAGTCCTCAAAGTACTTCAGAGGATTTCCGGCTTTATTTAGCTAACATGCAGCACCTGCAAAATGCTTCAAGCGTTCTGTCTAGAAAACAATTACGGGACCTCAATGAGGTATTTCAAAATGGTTACTCCAAAGTTAAATGTCACAATACAATAGAAGGTCAGCATTGCTGCTCAGGTAGGGTCGAGGACATGTCCAAAGAGAACCCACAAATGGTGATTCCGGAACCAGTTATATCCCAACCCTGTTCAGAGTATCAGAAGATGTTACTACGCAACCTACATCAGGAATTTTGGGATATGCCTACGAACTTCCAGGAGAAGCCTATTGTATCCGGATCCCACCCGAAAAATAGATACAAGACGATATTGCCTAATGAGCACTCCAGATTCATCTTGAGGAATGAAGCGGGGGCCAGTGAGGGATACATCAATGCCAATTTCATAAAG GGCCATGAATACACGAAAAACACATATATAGCCACCCAGGGACCTCTGCAGAACACCACCTACGATTTCTGGCTAATGGTCCACCAAAACACGTTGGACTATAAGTCGCGGCGACCCCCTGATCCGAGTCCCGTGCCACCCAACTACGGAGTCCAGAAAGTTGTAATGCTCACAAACTTTATCGAAAACAATCGACAGAAGTGCGAGAAGTACTTCCCACTCGAAATTAACGAAGAAGTTGAAGTGAGGAATCCGGAATCCGAAGAAGATAAcaaatttgtgataaaaaattgTGGAATGATCAAAAAATATGGATACACGATACGAAAATTAGacgtgaaatttattaaaagtgttAGTTATATGTGTGCGAGTGATACCGGTCAGACAAATGGTGATACTGTTGAGTGCGCTAGGGGACCTAGTCTCACTCGCGATGCCTCTATAGACATTGACCATTTACCTGACGGAGGCGAGACGAGAACTGACGATTCATATGACCAAAGTGCTAGTGTTAGTCAAAGTGTTTTAAGTAGTTGTGAGTCGAGTGACGTCACAGTGTACCATTACTGGTTCCACAACTGGGCCGATCATAAGTGTCCAAAAGACGTCAATGCCCTCCTAACGCTAAGTTTGGACGTTCTTAAAAATAATGCGTACGATTTTCAAAAGGCTACAGACGCGTGCGACACTTTGTGCAAATGCGAAAGCCCAAAAAGCGAGTCGAAGTTCCTGTTTCCTCCGCTAGAGGGCGTTGTACCATGCGATGTTAAGTATGAAGTATCAACCCCTCTAGACCTTTCTGTAGAAACTCTTTCTCCACCTACAATCGTCCATTGCTCGGCTGGTATTGGTCGAACAGGTTGCTTGATTGCCATCTTAAATGGAATCAAGCAGCTTACCAATGAACAAAAAGTGGACGTTTTAGGCATAGTATGTAATATGCGGCTGAATAGAGGAGGTATGGTGCAAAATTCCGAACAATACGAGTTGatacataaagttttatgtCTGTATGAACAAGCTTGCTTGCCAGAGTTATAG
- the LOC115456242 gene encoding uncharacterized protein LOC115456242 isoform X2: MWGGAGGWWCGALAAGALLLLVLAQRCRRRKRPRTSIATHTVHIVRDAFPARLPQPPRVTHPSLPFPVTPIPPRRILATLAGAPADDPQHPPPQIVIVQNSTQNTIAQGQNPEPSSSTAQPEFKGIPKLPLPEQWIHKRPLDCKYTATIPRPLAQIVNADLGSDLNQETRAKKFSATRSPSLEKDEKSPFVSSAKADRVFGFDMDIVNKLKEEEMSERRMSKEGEGSQDASPSNLRRFRSVSTRLNMCSVSDGVEVREQQERLEMQNSPRVIECSSAKEKSAAPKFDFSPKMLADTITSPRFFTPPETVSPMFFAEPSPKSVYYDSVRSPKFFPDTPRDIDVPHSPRTLGDHLNRNGIEKPSSPKILSARPSPKVHSYNKENYFTFDPSCPFKEDAKMSPKPRKYGGRNSIEKERFTPPADKDIRKYRRHNSCDTNYKTVEVHVNDNKDTKIDNDVVDCCAKMESLKIDSKIEEKPNELTPSPSNTAQARRQRLKSISLDSDNAKIIEQNLGLPIAKQMKDQMNEAYKNQEVSASCESMERYPKTPSKERPMFKFEDNKEREPEEAKSPVKQKKCLRQSSDTQSFLDMPRFSPKEFEITVTSEEGATTSADFQTKPKTKNLRNLTIDLTKRDSELEKELLEFEKLYTDAEEKKVKTPTLKVKATSLDSSETVNLSLPQKKTLEVPQNSISVPNTPKRQLKRILAQKSLKHDPCGAKLGYNSIQSNAEQRRFFMKVQDSGIYLRENHASLMLYQPGTSRMGSRTMGSFDENMTDFTENPPEINISGSDNRYHLDSGQTLGSNLLNYKQNLSVSSTNLKTLPEGVPSDDFEPSVEDEKVIKKLHRRNSNQSLMLSTHSLQGSNCSLNSSGASCHNLATVRTSLSNFSLNSDRQKKLSLERRDSNASLINTDHLTPTTRVICSSNTNLSGEVSKNCLLQRRGSNNSLTLNIYSSNNLSRHSSNSSLNKDAKPGQKKGLLERRSSNTSLTLNINTSNPQLSVNRGLSVSNYNLNGSTCNLSRYNSNHSIDNPTTEPRKGILERRSSNTSLTLNIQAQEPRDLEIDETLLEPNLKDLPHRDKHRKSLSTENLIPKSYKHRTRRSTEKGVGFGSHDNLWSTCYTEADYPQNLTYVCGDQDNEIIYAFGRQDDPNFQQGFVRNITTKPLSPQSTSEDFRLYLANMQHLQNASSVLSRKQLRDLNEVFQNGYSKVKCHNTIEGQHCCSGRVEDMSKENPQMVIPEPVISQPCSEYQKMLLRNLHQEFWDMPTNFQEKPIVSGSHPKNRYKTILPNEHSRFILRNEAGASEGYINANFIKGHEYTKNTYIATQGPLQNTTYDFWLMVHQNTLDYKSRRPPDPSPVPPNYGVQKVVMLTNFIENNRQKCEKYFPLEINEEVEVRNPESEEDNKFVIKNCGMIKKYGYTIRKLDVKFIKSVSYMCASDTGQTNGDTVECARGPSLTRDASIDIDHLPDGGETRTDDSYDQSASVSQSVLSSCESSDVTVYHYWFHNWADHKCPKDVNALLTLSLDVLKNNAYDFQKATDACDTLCKCESPKSESKFLFPPLEGVVPCDVKYEVSTPLDLSVETLSPPTIVHCSAGIGRTGCLIAILNGIKQLTNEQKVDVLGIVCNMRLNRGGMVQNSEQYELIHKVLCLYEQACLPEL; this comes from the exons ATGTGGGGCGGGGCGGGGGGCTGGTGGTGCGGCGCGCTGGCGGCCGGCGCTCTCCTGCTGCTGGTCCTCGCGCAGCGCTGCCGCCGCCGCAAGCGACCGCGCACGTCGATAGCAACGCACACG GTACACATAGTACGTGACGCGTTCCCCGCTCGACTCCCGCAGCCCCCACGCGTGACTCATCCCTCCCTCCCTTTCCCGGTGACTCCGATACCCCCACGCAGGATTCTTGCTACATTGGCTGGTGCGCCAGCTGACGATCCCCAACATCCCCCGCCACAAATTGTGATAGTTCAAAATTCCACTCAAAATACGATAGCGCAGGGTCAAAACCCAGAACCTTCGAGTTCAACAGCCCAACCGGAGTTTAAGGGGATACCGAAACTGCCTCTTCCCGAGCAGTGGATACACAAACGCCCCCTGGATTGTAAATATACGGCGACTATACCCCGACCGTTGGCTCAAATCGTGAACGCGGATTTAGGCAGTGATTTGAACCAAGAGACGAGAGCTAAGAAATTCAGTGCTACTAGATCACCATCTTTGGAGAAAGACGAGAAGTCTCCCTTCGTCAGTAGTGCGAAAGCGGACCGTGTTTTCGGGTTTGATATGGACATTGTCAACAAACTTAAGGAAGAAGAGATGAGCGAACGAAGAATGTCGAAAGAAGGTGAGGGGAGTCAAGATGCATCGCCTAGTAACTTGCGGAGATTTAGGTCAGTCAGTACAAGATTGAATATGTGTAGTGTAAGCGATGGCGTGGAAGTGAGAGAACAACAAGAAAGACTGGAGATGCAGAATTCCCCAAGAGTTATTGAATGCAGTTCGGCAAAGGAAAAGTCAGCGGCACCGAAATTCGATTTCTCACCCAAAATGCTAGCAGATACAATAACCTCTCCGAGGTTTTTCACTCCGCCAGAAACTGTTTCTCCTATGTTTTTTGCAGAACCATCtccaaaatctgtttattatgATTCAGTAAGGTCGCCAAAGTTTTTTCCTGATACTCCTAGGGATATCGACGTTCCACACTCTCCAAGGACTTTGGGAGACCACCTCAACAGAAATGGTATAGAAAAACCAAGTTCACCAAAGATTTTGAGCGCCAGGCCGAGCCCCAAAGTTCATAgttataacaaagaaaattattttaccttcGATCCATCTTGTCCCTTTAAGGAAGACGCCAAGATGTCGCCAAAACCTAGGAAATATGGAGGGAGGAATTCCATAGAAAAAGAAAGGTTCACACCACCTGCTGATAAAGATATAAGAAAGTACAGAAGGCATAACAGTTgtgatacaaattataaaactgttgaagTTCATGTTAATGATAATAAGGATACGAAAATAGACAATGACGTAGTCGATTGTTGTGCTAAAATGGAATCTTTGAAAATTGATTCCAAAATTGAGGAAAAGCCTAATGAGCTGACGCCTAGTCCATCGAACACTGCTCAAGCTAGACGGCAAAgattaaaatcaatttcattAGACTCCGACAATGCGAAAATTATTGAGCAGAATTTGGGTTTGCCAATAGCAAAACAAATGAAAGATCAAATGAATGAGGCGTACAAAAACCAAGAAGTAAGCGCATCTTGCGAAAGTATGGAACGTTATCCAAAAACTCCAAGTAAAGAGCGTCCGATGTTCAAGTTCGAAGATAATAAAGAACGGGAACCGGAAGAAGCCAAGTCACCTGTCAAACAGAAAAAATGTCTTCGTCAAAGTTCAGATACGCAATCATTCCTAGATATGCCCAGATTCTCGCCCAAAGAGTTTGAAATAACGGTTACTTCCGAAGAAGGAGCAACGACTTCCGCCGATTTTCAAACGAAGCCGAAGACAAAGAATTTACGAAATCTAACCATCGATCTGACGAAACGAGACAGTGAGTTGGAAAAGGAATTGTTAGAATTCGAGAAATTGTACACTGATGCGGAGGAAAAGAAGGTGAAAACACCAACCTTAAAAGTCAAAGCGACGTCCCTAGATTCGTCAGAGACAGTAAACCTCTCTCTGCCACAGAAAAAGACTCTGGAAGTGCCTCAAAACTCTATATCCGTTCCAAACACACCGAAACGACAACTCAAACGAATACTGGCTCAAAAATCACTAAAACACGACCCTTGCGGTGCTAAATTGGGTTACAATTCCATACAATCAAATGCAGAGCAGCGTAGATTCTTCATGAAAGTTCAAGACAGCGGCATATATTTGAGGGAAAATCATGCCAGCCTGATGCTTTACCAACCGGGGACTTCCCGAATGGGGTCGCGAACCATGGGCTCATTCGATGAAAATATGACAGATTTCACCGAGAACCCACCAGAGATAAACATATCTGGATCGGACAATAGATATCATTTAGACTCTGGTCAGACATTAGGTTCAAATCTGCTTAATTATAAGCAGAACTTGAGCGTGTCTAGTACCAACTTAAAAACCCTGCCCGAAGGCGTGCCGTCAGACGATTTTGAACCTAGCGTGGAAGACGAGAAAGTTATAAAGAAATTGCACAGAAGGAATTCAAATCAAAGCTTAATGCTAAGTACCCACAGTCTGCAAGGCTCAAATTGTTCCCTAAATAGTTCAGGAGCATCTTGTCACAATCTAGCAACTGTAAGAACTAGCTTATCGAACTTCAGCTTGAACTCCGACCGTCAGAAGAAGCTGTCTTTAGAACGTAGAGATTCAAATGCATCTTTGATCAATACAGATCATTTGACTCCTACTACCAGAGTTATATGTTCATCGAACACTAATTTGTCCGGAGAAGTTTCCAAAAACTGCCTACTCCAACGTCGTGGCTCGAATAAcagtttaacattaaatatttactcatCCAACAACCTAAGCAGGCATTCTAGTAATAGTTCGCTAAATAAAGATGCGAAGCCAGGACAGAAGAAAGGTCTCCTTGAACGAAGAAGCTCAAATACCTCGTTAACCCTAAATATCAATACTTCCAACCCTCAATTATCAGTTAATAGAGGTCTTAGCGTCTCGAACTATAACCTAAATGGTTCTACATGTAATTTAAGTAGGTATAACAGTAATCATAGTATAGACAACCCAACTACAGAACCCAGAAAAGGTATTTTAGAAAGACGTAGTTCTAACACGTCTCTTACCCTAAATATACAAGCTCAAGAGCCAAGGGATTTGGAAATAGATGAAACGCTTCTAGAACCAAATTTAAAAGATTTACCTCATCGGGATAAGCATCGGAAGTCGCTTAGCACTGAAAATTTGATACCTAAATCTTACAAACATAGGACAAGGCGCTCTACTGAGAAAGGTGTGGGTTTCGGGTCTCATGACAACTTATGGTCCACGTGTTACACCGAGGCAGATTATCCACAAAATCTGACCTATGTGTGTGGCGATCAAGACAATGAAATCATTTACGCTTTTGGACGGCAAGATGACCCCAATTTCCAGCAAGGTTTTGTCCGGAACATCACCACCAAACCTTTAAGTCCTCAAAGTACTTCAGAGGATTTCCGGCTTTATTTAGCTAACATGCAGCACCTGCAAAATGCTTCAAGCGTTCTGTCTAGAAAACAATTACGGGACCTCAATGAGGTATTTCAAAATGGTTACTCCAAAGTTAAATGTCACAATACAATAGAAGGTCAGCATTGCTGCTCAGGTAGGGTCGAGGACATGTCCAAAGAGAACCCACAAATGGTGATTCCGGAACCAGTTATATCCCAACCCTGTTCAGAGTATCAGAAGATGTTACTACGCAACCTACATCAGGAATTTTGGGATATGCCTACGAACTTCCAGGAGAAGCCTATTGTATCCGGATCCCACCCGAAAAATAGATACAAGACGATATTGCCTAATGAGCACTCCAGATTCATCTTGAGGAATGAAGCGGGGGCCAGTGAGGGATACATCAATGCCAATTTCATAAAG GGCCATGAATACACGAAAAACACATATATAGCCACCCAGGGACCTCTGCAGAACACCACCTACGATTTCTGGCTAATGGTCCACCAAAACACGTTGGACTATAAGTCGCGGCGACCCCCTGATCCGAGTCCCGTGCCACCCAACTACGGAGTCCAGAAAGTTGTAATGCTCACAAACTTTATCGAAAACAATCGACAGAAGTGCGAGAAGTACTTCCCACTCGAAATTAACGAAGAAGTTGAAGTGAGGAATCCGGAATCCGAAGAAGATAAcaaatttgtgataaaaaattgTGGAATGATCAAAAAATATGGATACACGATACGAAAATTAGacgtgaaatttattaaaagtgttAGTTATATGTGTGCGAGTGATACCGGTCAGACAAATGGTGATACTGTTGAGTGCGCTAGGGGACCTAGTCTCACTCGCGATGCCTCTATAGACATTGACCATTTACCTGACGGAGGCGAGACGAGAACTGACGATTCATATGACCAAAGTGCTAGTGTTAGTCAAAGTGTTTTAAGTAGTTGTGAGTCGAGTGACGTCACAGTGTACCATTACTGGTTCCACAACTGGGCCGATCATAAGTGTCCAAAAGACGTCAATGCCCTCCTAACGCTAAGTTTGGACGTTCTTAAAAATAATGCGTACGATTTTCAAAAGGCTACAGACGCGTGCGACACTTTGTGCAAATGCGAAAGCCCAAAAAGCGAGTCGAAGTTCCTGTTTCCTCCGCTAGAGGGCGTTGTACCATGCGATGTTAAGTATGAAGTATCAACCCCTCTAGACCTTTCTGTAGAAACTCTTTCTCCACCTACAATCGTCCATTGCTCGGCTGGTATTGGTCGAACAGGTTGCTTGATTGCCATCTTAAATGGAATCAAGCAGCTTACCAATGAACAAAAAGTGGACGTTTTAGGCATAGTATGTAATATGCGGCTGAATAGAGGAGGTATGGTGCAAAATTCCGAACAATACGAGTTGatacataaagttttatgtCTGTATGAACAAGCTTGCTTGCCAGAGTTATAG